From a single Eriocheir sinensis breed Jianghai 21 chromosome 18, ASM2467909v1, whole genome shotgun sequence genomic region:
- the LOC127000366 gene encoding uncharacterized protein LOC127000366 isoform X2 gives MARVSRPPVRPHLRGLLLFFLLLLEDVISPGIDDSFAFFVGNHTERTKLNDTLTAEAWNSVCVGVSVTQATPATEDERDSWRYKVWASLHGRRHDTPAGGLMNEWKGWQDGVDVCFDNFFIGMVTGLTLLPGVEVEEVEEGGSKRIPANCSALVAQNVLTHPLDDSWSIYGQSLTVEGELPEDPCLRTPPRTVRLQGPGRYQAFLRLCQSLGGDLPTEAAVTDGIVEAHNCSTGKYLTWASSSEVMDVGPAALCPVLLGGGGAGELSCLSELDCALCLVPEGLTYTLFGRITDFDRHYTFRTLPDGTFYFQGKMTSAIYQGELGWTLRSKLHSEEFHQRSWVMGRRRWHRTSLDDLTDTLTDNSNDSGTDTTSELLTFTVCNALYFSSDNDVCLFRRGKCDSWTDAPGRSNHRHCSASAIAENYITRYQRSNVSYEVEVITIDKITTVEGKASVELKITFKWQDLRIGLTNFKEKGHFPCEEVWTPSFTMFAGYTNGPSIHPRRNSSYCSLNSFDGTVEMHLEDPLMGITLTRPNITQVLSLEVEFPCQLRLSRYPFGRYMCNLTFSPAGGPWRIPADGSCQDIKYQNDKDLLDFCLEKISIQEHYLNFHKMITFVLHLAAQPDYHITNSFFPSSLIFLICYLSLFFPLECFNERIMVTLTALLVLVTLFSQAMNTNVRTPYYKLIDVWYVVLIFLSFAVVVAIALVNSLRLSKVDTETILKKKLLAAKRCNTASKVLLAACFVALIVTFVLFSQDIL, from the exons ATGGCGAGGGTGTCGCGGCCACCAGTGCGTCCCCACCTGAggggcctcctcctcttcttcctcctcctcctggaggaTGTGATTTCTCCAG GTATTGACGACTCCTTCGCATTCTTTGTGGGGAATCACACCGAAAGGACTAAGCTGAACGATACGCTGACCGCAGAGGCgtggaacagtgtgtgtgtgggcgtgtccgTCACCCAAGCCACGCCCGCAACGGAGGATGAGCGAGATTCATGGAGGTATAAG GTGTGGGCGTCCCTGCACGGCCGCCGCCATGACACCCCTGCCGGCGGCTTGATGAATGAGTGGAAGGGGTGGCAGGACGGCGTGGATGTGTGCTTCGATAACTTCTTTATTGGCATGGTCACCGGGCTCACCCTGCTGccgggggtggaggtggaggaggtggaggaagggggcagCAAGCGAATTCCTGCTAACTGTTCTGCTTTAGTGGCCCAGAATGTCCTTACTCACCCCCTGGACGACTCTTGGTCTATCTATGGCCAGTCTCTGACCGTGGAGGGGGAGCTGCCGGAGGACCCCTGCTTGAGGACACCCCCCCGGACAGTGAGACTCCAGGGGCCCGGACGCTACCAGGCATTCCTACGGTTGTGTCAAAGCCTTGGAGGAGACCTTCCGACGGAGGCGGCGGTGACTGATGGTATAGTGGAGGCGCATAACTGCTCCACAGGGAAGTATTTGACCTGGGCGAGTAGTAGTGAAGTAATGGATGTTGGCCCCGCTGCCCTCTGCCCCGTGCTGCTggggggtggcggggcaggggagcTGTCGTGCCTCAGTGAGCTGGACTGCGCACTCTGCCTGGTTCCTGAAGGCCTGACGTACACCCTCTTCGGACGCATCACAGACTTTGACCGCCACTACACCTTCAGGACGCTACCGGACGGGACATTTTACTTCCAAGGGAAGATGACGAGCGCCATCTACCAGGGAGAGTTGGGGTGGACGCTGAGGTCAAAACTACACAGCGAAGAGTTCCACCAGAGGTCGTGGGTGATGGGCCGCCGCCGCTGGCACCGCACAAGTCTGGATGACCTCACAGACACTCTCACAGACAATTCTAATGACTCTGGTACAGACACTACCTCAGAGCTCCTCACCTTCACAGTCTGTAATGCCCTCTATTTCTCCTCTGACAACGACGTGTGTCTGTTTCGCAGAGGAAAGTGCGACTCATGGACAGACGCCCCAGGCAGGAGCAATCATAGGCACTGCAGCGCCTCAGCAATAGCTGAAAACTACATTACACGATACCAACGGAGCAATGTTTCCTACGAGGTGGAAGTTATAACGATTGACAAGATAACCACTGTGGAAGGGAAGGCCAGCGTGGAGCTCAAGATAACCTTTAAGTGGCAAGATTTACGTATTGGACTTACCAATTTCAAGGAAAAAGGACATTTCCCGTGTGAGGAGGTCTGGACGCCTTCCTTTACTATGTTTGCGGGGTACACCAATGGACCATCCATTCACCCTCGCCGCAACAGCAGTTACTGTTCTCTCAACTCATTTGATGGCACGGTGGAGATGCATCTTGAAGATCCTCTGatgg GCATAACGCTCACCAGGCCAAACATCACGCAAGTGCTGAGCCTTGAAGTGGAGTTCCCGTGTCAGTTGCGGCTGTCCAGATACCCATTCGGCAGGTACATGTGTAACCTTACCTTTTCACCAGCTGGAGGACCATGGAGAATTCCCGCGGACGGAAGTTGCCAGGATATAAAATACCAAAATGACAAGGACCTTCTTGATTTCTGTCTCGAGAAGATATCGATCCAGGAACATTACTTGAATTTCCATAAAATGATAACCTTTGTCCTTCATTTAGCGGCACAGCCTGATTACCATATCACAAATAGCTTCTTTCCAAGCTCCCTCATATTTCTCATCTGTTActtgtctcttttcttccccctcgaGTGTTTCAACGAGAGAATAATGGTTACGCTGACCGCCCTCCTTGTCCTCGTTACTCTCTTCTCTCAGGCGATGAACACTAACGTCAGAACCCCGTACTATAAGTTAATTGACGTGTGGTATGTCGTCTtgatcttcctctcctttgctgtTGTGGTTGCCATTGCGCTTGTCAATTCTCTTAGGCTTTCGAAGGTGGACACAGAGACAATCCTGAAGAAAAAATTGTTGGCGGCCAAACGATGCAACACTGCCTCCAAGGTGTTGCTCGCCGCCTGTTTTGTGGCCCTGATCGTGACGTTTGTCTTGTTCAGCCAAGATAtcctgtag
- the LOC127000369 gene encoding cilia- and flagella-associated protein 20 produces MFKNTFQSGFLSILYSIGSKPLQIWDKKVRNGHIKRITDNDIQSLVLEIVGVNVSTTYITCPADPKKTLGIKLPYLVMIVKNLNKYFTFEVQVLDDKNVRRRFRASNYQSTTRVKPFICTMPMRLDEGWNQIVFNLADFVRRAYGTNYVETLRVQIHANCRIRRVYFADRLYSEEELPAEFKLYLPVQTKAKSAI; encoded by the exons ATGTTCAAGAACACCTTCCAGAGCGGCTTCCTGTCCATCCTGTACAGCATCGGCAGCAAGCCCCTGCAGATATGGGACAAGAAG GTTCGCAATGGACACATCAAGCGGATCACAGACAATGACATTCAGTCGCTGGTGCTGGAGATTGTGGGCGTAAATGTGAG CACGACCTACATCACGTGTCCCGCTGACCCCAAGAAGACGCTCGGCATAAAACTGCCGTATCTCGTCATGATCGTCAAAAACCTTAACAAATACTTCACATTTGAGGTTCAG GTTTTGGATGACAAGAATGTTCGTCGGCGATTCCGTGCAAGCAACTACCAATCGACGACGAGGGTCAAGCCGTTCATCTGTACCATGCCGATGCGCCTGGACGAAGGGTGGAACCAGATTGTCTTCAACCTGGCCGACTTTGTGAGGAGAGCTTATGGCACCAACTACGTTGAGACCCTGAGAGTTCAGATCCATGCCAACTGTCGAATCCGAAGAGTCTATTTTGCTGATCGCCTCTACTCCGAGGAGGAATTGCCGGCGGAGTTCAAGCTATACCTTCCTGTCCAGACCAAGGCCAAGTCTGCCATATAA
- the LOC127000366 gene encoding uncharacterized protein LOC127000366 isoform X1 — MARVSRPPVRPHLRGLLLFFLLLLEDVISPGEAAAVLGLGWEGGYGTVCGRVTGNDTVNQEANTTTTTTTTSAGVCMLVKPEAIYMRKRIRLFYLSFSNAYVEAGIDDSFAFFVGNHTERTKLNDTLTAEAWNSVCVGVSVTQATPATEDERDSWRYKVWASLHGRRHDTPAGGLMNEWKGWQDGVDVCFDNFFIGMVTGLTLLPGVEVEEVEEGGSKRIPANCSALVAQNVLTHPLDDSWSIYGQSLTVEGELPEDPCLRTPPRTVRLQGPGRYQAFLRLCQSLGGDLPTEAAVTDGIVEAHNCSTGKYLTWASSSEVMDVGPAALCPVLLGGGGAGELSCLSELDCALCLVPEGLTYTLFGRITDFDRHYTFRTLPDGTFYFQGKMTSAIYQGELGWTLRSKLHSEEFHQRSWVMGRRRWHRTSLDDLTDTLTDNSNDSGTDTTSELLTFTVCNALYFSSDNDVCLFRRGKCDSWTDAPGRSNHRHCSASAIAENYITRYQRSNVSYEVEVITIDKITTVEGKASVELKITFKWQDLRIGLTNFKEKGHFPCEEVWTPSFTMFAGYTNGPSIHPRRNSSYCSLNSFDGTVEMHLEDPLMGITLTRPNITQVLSLEVEFPCQLRLSRYPFGRYMCNLTFSPAGGPWRIPADGSCQDIKYQNDKDLLDFCLEKISIQEHYLNFHKMITFVLHLAAQPDYHITNSFFPSSLIFLICYLSLFFPLECFNERIMVTLTALLVLVTLFSQAMNTNVRTPYYKLIDVWYVVLIFLSFAVVVAIALVNSLRLSKVDTETILKKKLLAAKRCNTASKVLLAACFVALIVTFVLFSQDIL, encoded by the exons ATGGCGAGGGTGTCGCGGCCACCAGTGCGTCCCCACCTGAggggcctcctcctcttcttcctcctcctcctggaggaTGTGATTTCTCCAG gcgaggcggcggcggtgctggGGCTGGGATGGGAAGGAGGTTACGGCACGGTATGTGGAAGGGTCACCGGAAACGACACCGTGAATCAGGAGGCGAAcacgaccacgaccaccacgaccacctcagCGGGCGTGTGTATGTTGGTGAAACCTGAGGCGATATATATGAGAAAGAGAATCCGTTTGTTCTACCTCTCCTTCAGTAATGCTTATGTGGAGGCAG GTATTGACGACTCCTTCGCATTCTTTGTGGGGAATCACACCGAAAGGACTAAGCTGAACGATACGCTGACCGCAGAGGCgtggaacagtgtgtgtgtgggcgtgtccgTCACCCAAGCCACGCCCGCAACGGAGGATGAGCGAGATTCATGGAGGTATAAG GTGTGGGCGTCCCTGCACGGCCGCCGCCATGACACCCCTGCCGGCGGCTTGATGAATGAGTGGAAGGGGTGGCAGGACGGCGTGGATGTGTGCTTCGATAACTTCTTTATTGGCATGGTCACCGGGCTCACCCTGCTGccgggggtggaggtggaggaggtggaggaagggggcagCAAGCGAATTCCTGCTAACTGTTCTGCTTTAGTGGCCCAGAATGTCCTTACTCACCCCCTGGACGACTCTTGGTCTATCTATGGCCAGTCTCTGACCGTGGAGGGGGAGCTGCCGGAGGACCCCTGCTTGAGGACACCCCCCCGGACAGTGAGACTCCAGGGGCCCGGACGCTACCAGGCATTCCTACGGTTGTGTCAAAGCCTTGGAGGAGACCTTCCGACGGAGGCGGCGGTGACTGATGGTATAGTGGAGGCGCATAACTGCTCCACAGGGAAGTATTTGACCTGGGCGAGTAGTAGTGAAGTAATGGATGTTGGCCCCGCTGCCCTCTGCCCCGTGCTGCTggggggtggcggggcaggggagcTGTCGTGCCTCAGTGAGCTGGACTGCGCACTCTGCCTGGTTCCTGAAGGCCTGACGTACACCCTCTTCGGACGCATCACAGACTTTGACCGCCACTACACCTTCAGGACGCTACCGGACGGGACATTTTACTTCCAAGGGAAGATGACGAGCGCCATCTACCAGGGAGAGTTGGGGTGGACGCTGAGGTCAAAACTACACAGCGAAGAGTTCCACCAGAGGTCGTGGGTGATGGGCCGCCGCCGCTGGCACCGCACAAGTCTGGATGACCTCACAGACACTCTCACAGACAATTCTAATGACTCTGGTACAGACACTACCTCAGAGCTCCTCACCTTCACAGTCTGTAATGCCCTCTATTTCTCCTCTGACAACGACGTGTGTCTGTTTCGCAGAGGAAAGTGCGACTCATGGACAGACGCCCCAGGCAGGAGCAATCATAGGCACTGCAGCGCCTCAGCAATAGCTGAAAACTACATTACACGATACCAACGGAGCAATGTTTCCTACGAGGTGGAAGTTATAACGATTGACAAGATAACCACTGTGGAAGGGAAGGCCAGCGTGGAGCTCAAGATAACCTTTAAGTGGCAAGATTTACGTATTGGACTTACCAATTTCAAGGAAAAAGGACATTTCCCGTGTGAGGAGGTCTGGACGCCTTCCTTTACTATGTTTGCGGGGTACACCAATGGACCATCCATTCACCCTCGCCGCAACAGCAGTTACTGTTCTCTCAACTCATTTGATGGCACGGTGGAGATGCATCTTGAAGATCCTCTGatgg GCATAACGCTCACCAGGCCAAACATCACGCAAGTGCTGAGCCTTGAAGTGGAGTTCCCGTGTCAGTTGCGGCTGTCCAGATACCCATTCGGCAGGTACATGTGTAACCTTACCTTTTCACCAGCTGGAGGACCATGGAGAATTCCCGCGGACGGAAGTTGCCAGGATATAAAATACCAAAATGACAAGGACCTTCTTGATTTCTGTCTCGAGAAGATATCGATCCAGGAACATTACTTGAATTTCCATAAAATGATAACCTTTGTCCTTCATTTAGCGGCACAGCCTGATTACCATATCACAAATAGCTTCTTTCCAAGCTCCCTCATATTTCTCATCTGTTActtgtctcttttcttccccctcgaGTGTTTCAACGAGAGAATAATGGTTACGCTGACCGCCCTCCTTGTCCTCGTTACTCTCTTCTCTCAGGCGATGAACACTAACGTCAGAACCCCGTACTATAAGTTAATTGACGTGTGGTATGTCGTCTtgatcttcctctcctttgctgtTGTGGTTGCCATTGCGCTTGTCAATTCTCTTAGGCTTTCGAAGGTGGACACAGAGACAATCCTGAAGAAAAAATTGTTGGCGGCCAAACGATGCAACACTGCCTCCAAGGTGTTGCTCGCCGCCTGTTTTGTGGCCCTGATCGTGACGTTTGTCTTGTTCAGCCAAGATAtcctgtag